One Phaseolus vulgaris cultivar G19833 chromosome 4, P. vulgaris v2.0, whole genome shotgun sequence DNA window includes the following coding sequences:
- the LOC137837757 gene encoding kunitz-type trypsin inhibitor-like 2 protein: MKPNAVLALSFLLPLLAFLTNLPLAFSDVEQVVDISGNPISPGLTYYIIPSIRGPRAGGLKLGQSGNSPCALTVLQHPFANFRGIPVKFTIPGDSSGIIFTGTELEIEFVEKPECSESSKWLVFMDEAIQKACVGVGGAEGHPGQQTYAGKFHIEKYHPFAYKFVFCITGTPTCLDIGRFYAHNGEEGKRLSLTEHEAFDLRFMELFEADKVIKSVA; encoded by the exons ATGAAACCCAACGCAGTTCTTGCCCTCTCCTTCCTCCTCCCTCTCCTTGCTTTCCTCACCAACCTTCCCTTAGCTTTCTCAGATGTTGAGCAAGTTGTGGACATAAGTGGGAACCCCATTAGCCCAGGTCTCACATACTACATCATACCATCAATCCGTGGCCCTCGTGCTGGTGGATTGAAACTTGGTCAATCTGGGAACTCACCCTGCGCTCTAACTGTCTTGCAACATCCCTTTGCAAACTTCCGCGGCATTCCTGTGAAATTCACCATACCTGGAGACAGCTCTGGAATCATCTTCACTG GTACCGAACTGGAAATCGAGTTCGTGGAGAAGCCAGAGTGTTCAGAATCCTCCAAGTGGTTGGTGTTTATGGACGAAGCAATCCAGAAGGCATGTGTGGGAGTTGGTGGTGCCGAAGGCCATCCCGGGCAACAAACTTATGCTGGCAAATTTCATATTGAGAAATATCATCCGTTTGCGTACAAGTTTGTGTTCTGCATCACTGGGACACCAACTTGTCTTGATATTGGGAGGTTTTATGCACACAACGGTGAGGAGGGAAAACGGTTGAGTCTCACTGAGCATGAAGCCTTCGATTTAAGGTTCATGGAGCTTTTTGAAGCTGATAAGGTTATTAAGTCCGTAGCTTGA
- the LOC137837758 gene encoding kunitz-type trypsin inhibitor-like 2 protein, producing MKATAVLALSFLLPLLAFLTNLPSAFADGEQVLDINGKPISPGLTYYIIPTMRGPGGGGLKLGQTGNSQCALTVLQDPFANFRGIPVKFTIPGDSSGIIFTGTELEIEFVEKPECSESSKWLVFLDEAIQKACVGVGGAEGHPGQQTYAGKFHIQKYYQFSYKLVFCITGTPTCLDIGRFNAHNGEEGKRLSLTEHEGFNLGFVEAFEADKVIKSVA from the exons ATGAAAGCCACCGCAGTTCTTGCCCTCTCCTTCCTCCTCCCTCTCCTTGCTTTCCTCACCAACCTTCCCTCGGCTTTCGCAGATGGTGAGCAAGTTCTGGACATAAATGGGAAACCCATTAGCCCAGGTCTCACATACTACATCATACCAACAATGCGTGGCCCTGGTGGTGGTGGATTGAAACTTGGCCAAACTGGGAACTCACAATGCGCTCTAACTGTCTTGCAAGATCCCTTTGCAAACTTCCGCGGCATTCCTGTGAAATTCACCATACCTGGAGACAGCTCTGGAATCATCTTCACTG GTACCGAACTGGAAATCGAGTTCGTGGAGAAGCCAGAGTGTTCAGAATCCTCAAAGTGGTTGGTGTTTCTGGACGAAGCAATCCAGAAGGCATGTGTGGGAGTTGGTGGTGCCGAAGGCCATCCCGGGCAACAAACTTATGCTGGCAAATTTCATATTCAGAAATATTATCAGTTTTCGTACAAGCTTGTGTTCTGCATCACTGGGACACCAACTTGTCTGGATATTGGGAGGTTTAATGCACACAACGGTGAGGAGGGAAAACGGTTGAGTCTCACTGAGCATGAAGGCTTCAATTTAGGGTTCGTGGAGGCTTTTGAAGCTGATAAGGTTATTAAGTCCGTAGCTTGA